A genomic segment from Phragmites australis chromosome 6, lpPhrAust1.1, whole genome shotgun sequence encodes:
- the LOC133921313 gene encoding rRNA-processing protein fcf2-like codes for MSEAAAPIGLSWAPKLPYLATTSGSSKKDPAPNPSTAQGSLWKPGSDLVDGLFVPPRDPRKANKLARKNVKDTTGKGWFDMPAPIITPELKKDLEILQLRHVMDPKRHFKRAGKSKALPKYFQVGTVIEPASEFFSSRLTKRERKTTLVDELLSDQSLKSYRMRKVREIQESRTPGGNQKWKNKGKKTFKRAKDRRK; via the exons ATGTCGGAGGCGGCAGCGCCGATCGGCCTGTCGTGGGCGCCCAAGCTACCTTACCTGGCAACGACCAGCGGCAGCAGTAAGAAAGACCCGGCGCCAAACCCGAGCACCGCGCAGGGGTCGCTTTGGAAGCCCGGGAGCGACCTCGTGGACGGGCTGTTCGTCCCCCCGAGGGACCCCCGGAAGGCCAACAAGCTGGCCAGGAAGAACGTCAAGGATACCACCGGCAAGGGCTG GTTCGACATGCCGGCGCCGATCATCACGCCCGAGTTGAAGAAAGACCTCGAGATTTTGCAG CTGAGGCATGTAATGGACCCAAAAAGGCACTTCAAGAGAGCAGGAAAATCCAAGGCCCTTCCCAAGTACTTCCAA GTTGGTACAGTTATTGAACCTGCATCCGAGTTCTTCTCAAGTAGGCTGACAAAGAGGGAGCGGAAGACAACATTGGTTGATGAGCTGTTATCTGATCAATCTCTTAAGAGCTACAG GATGCGCAAGGTACGGGAGATTCAGGAGAGTCGTACACCAGGAGGAAACCAAAAGTGGAAGAACAAGGGCAAGAAAACATTTAAGAGGGCCAAGGATAGGAGAAAATGA
- the LOC133921314 gene encoding uncharacterized protein LOC133921314, which yields MAAKGGSARGVSVAALLVAALLLVAVGPASASSYPARVVTGFLTNAASAVVKRLWSLKSTAKAASGGKSMVKYEGGYTVETVFDGSKLGIEPYTVEVTQGGELLVMDSMNSNIYRMALPLSRYSRPKLVAGSPEGYPGHVDGKLREARMNHPKGFTVDERGNIYVADAMNMAIRKISDTGVTTIAGGKSNRGGHVDGPSDEAKFSTDFEVRYIGSSCSLLVIDRGNQAIREIQLHFDDCVYQYEAGFPLGVALLAAAAFFGYMLALLQRRVLGMVSTEDEQELQSPVKSKLSSIPPPYQKPLTPSLRPPLIPNEYESGKQEDEEGFFSIGKLIGGAKSSIAEIVGAAFSRKKRANIHQQLGRPTSWPVQESYAIPCDETPPPLDTRTPTPRKNYAFMSKEPEKIHHIRHGRPQFNGWTGETPQQQQQTQPQQVHHQQYLQHHRHYSAGPQTFYEPSCQATNEIVFGAVQEGDSSRLALEIKAMNYGDALYEQNGLRYRNNYMGYNCNQ from the exons ATGGCGGCCAAGGGAGGTAGCGCGAGGGGCGTCTCGGTGGCCGCGCTGCTGGTGGccgcgctcctcctcgtcgcagTCGGTCCCGCCTCCGCGTCCTCGTACCCTGCAA GAGTGGTGACCGGGTTCCTCACCAATGCGGCGTCGGCGGTGGTGAAGCGGCTGTGGTCGCTCAAATCCACTGCGAAGGCAG CGAGCGGAGGGAAGTCAATGGTGAAGTACGAGGGCGGGTACACCGTGGAGACGGTCTTCGACGGCAGCAAGCTGGGGATCGAGCCGTACACCGTGGAGGTCACCCAGGGCGGCGAGCTGCTCGTCATGGATTCCATGAATAGCAACATCTACAGGATGGCTCTGCCGCTGTCCCGAT ATAGCAGGCCGAAGCTTGTTGCTGGTTCCCCAGAAGGATATCCTGGTCATGTTGATGGAAAGCTGCGAGAAGCGAGGATGAACCATCCAAAGGGATTTACGGTGGACGAAAGGGGTAACATCTATGTGGCTGATGCCATGAACATGGCTATTAGAAAGATCAGTGATACAG GGGTTACTACTATTGCTGGGGGAAAATCAAACAGAGGGGGGCATGTTGATGGACCAAGTGACGAGGCAAAATTTTCTACTGATTTTGAAGTCCGTTACATTGGCAGTAGCTGCTCCCTTTTGGTGATTGACAGAGGAAACCAAGCAATTCGGGAGATTCAGCTCCACTTTGATGACTGTGTGTACCAGTATGAAGCTGGTTTTCCTCTAG GAGTTGCACTACTTGCTGCTGCGGCTTTCTTTGGCTACATGCTTGCATTGCTCCAACGCCGGGTGTTAGGGATGGTGTCAACTGAAGAT GAGCAGGAACTTCAAAGTCCAGTAAAATCTAAATTATCAAGCATTCCGCCTCCATACCAGAAGCCACTGACACCTTCCCTTCGCCCCCCACTAATTCCAAATGAGTACGAATCTGGGaaacaagaagatgaagagggGTTTTTCTCCATTGGCAAACTCATCGGCGGAGCAAAATCGTCAATTGCCGAGATTGTCGGTGCAGCATTCTCCAGGAAGAAGCGTGCAAACATTCATCAGCAACTGGGTAGACCAACCTCCTGGCCAGTACAAGAAAGCTACGCCATCCCGTGCGACGAGACCCCTCCACCACTGGATACAAGAACGCCGACCCCTCGGAAGAACTACGCCTTCATGTCAAAGGAGCCGGAGAAGATCCATCACATCCGGCATGGCCGGCCTCAGTTCAATGGCTGGACCGGAGAAAcacctcagcagcagcagcagacgcAGCCACAGCAAGTGCATCACCAGCAGTACCTGCAACATCACAGGCACTACTCTGCAGGACCGCAAACCTTTTACGAGCCCAGCTGTCAGGCAACAAACGAGATCGTCTTTGGAGCTGTGCAGGAGGGGGACAGCAGCCGCCTTGCCCTGGAAATCAAGGCCATGAACTATGGTGATGCGCTGTACGAGCAGAATGGACTGCGGTACCGCAACAATTACATGGGCTACAACTGCAACCAGTAG